A region of the Propionispora hippei DSM 15287 genome:
GACTCATGGGAATAAGCTGGGCATATACTATATATAAGGATGGTTGTGTTTCCGACCACTGATTCCGCCAAGGGGACGATGAATGAAACACTTCCGTTTATATTTGGGATACTGAATCAAAGAAGACATTTAAAACAGACAGTAAGGTGAGTTTATGCGTGTGGTAGACAGGATACTGGCCATTTCCGATATTCATGGGGAAAGCAGAAGCCTGTTGGCTTTATTGAAAGTATGCGATTACGATCCCAACAATGATTTGCTGGTCATTGTCGGTGATCTGCTGGACCGGGGCCGCGAAAACCTGGAAACCCTGGCGATTTGTCAAAAGCTTCAACAGCAAGGGGCGATCGTGCTTAAGGGAAATCACGAAAGATTTGCTCAGGACAGTATTGTGGAAATGCTGACAACCGAAAATTGGCGTACCCAGCCGAGTGAAGATCTGTATAATTGGTATATGTATCATGGCGGATATTCCACGTTTCAGGAAATTAAAAATTTACCGCCCGGAGGCCTCGAACATATTTTGCAGTTCATCCGTTCCCTACCCTTTTACTACACGACAGGCCGGTATATTTTTGCCCATGCCGGAGCCGATACGACGAAATCTATTGAAAACAATGAAGAAAATGACACGATCTGGATGGACGAATCGTTTCCGTTTTGTCCGGCTTATCATGATAAAATGCTGATATTTGGGCATGTACCAACCTGGAACTTATCTCCCTACAATCCGAAATTTAATAAGAGGAAGCAGGCAAAAATCTGGTACGATAAAGTCTATAAGGACAAAATTGGGATTGACTGTGGCAGTTGCTTCGGCGGACGGCTGGCTGCACTGGAAATACCAACGTATCGGGAGTTTTATGTATAACGTTGCAGGCGAACCGCTTTTGTCTGATAATATGGGAACTGTGTACACCTCCAAGCTGGTGCAAAGCAAAAGCACCGGGCTTGGAGGGTTTTTTTGTACATTCAGGAGTTAGCGACAGTGCTTTTAGTAATTGACAAAGAGGAGTGTTAATAATATATTATTAATATAACACTTTTAATAAGAGTTATTTAAAGTATTATTGAAAGAATAGCTGGAATGCGGCGGGCCCTAACTATGCCTCTGTTAACGCTGAACGTCGTAAAAGAACCTGCAAGCTTTGTCTTTTAGCGCTAAGCCAAGCAAACTGTAAGATGAGTCGGATCGATAAGGAGAAGTGTAAAATGCCAATAGTTAATAATACCATCCGGGTTAAACAGGTCAATGTTGAATTGGTTAAGACCGCACTGAAGGCTTTGAAAGGCGGCACCAAAATCACGTTGGCCAATGCAACGGGATTAAGCGTTGCAACCTGCGGCAATATTTTAAATGAGCTATTGGAACGGGGTGAAGTTATTGAGACTGACTTAGAACAGTCCAGCGGCGGACGTCCGGCCCGGCGGTTTATGTACAACGCAAATTATTCTTATATTGCCTGTATTTATGTAAGTAATGAAGGCGGAAAGCAGCGGATCATTTATGCAGTTGCTAATTTGATCGGTGAGATGATTGAACAGCAGACGGTTGAGGTTCCTCTCATTACTTATGAAGTGATAGATAATCTGGTGGAAGAGCTCATTGAACGTTACGAAAATATTACGGCCCTGGGAATTGGTGTGCCCGGGCTTGTAAGCAAAGGCTTCATTGTCTCCTGTGACATAAAGGAACTGGCAGATATCGCTCTGTCTGCCAGGTTAAAAGAAAAATATAATGTAGCGGTTACTGTGGAGAATGATGTCAATTTAATCGCCTATGGCTTTTACCAAAAACAAAAATATGATGAAGACAAGACCATCGCAGTGGTCATTTTCCCCCGCGACAATTGTTCCGGAGCGGGCATTATGGTCGATGGCCACATTGTTCGGGGCAATACTAACTTTGCCGGGGAAGTCTCATATTTACCCTTTGATATTTCACGGGAGGAACAAATTCAACAGCTCAATCGGACCAATTCAGTTTCGCCTTTAATGGTAAAGACGATTGTATCGATCATTGCCGTCATTAATCCGGAAACCATTATGCTGACAGGTAACTTGGTCCGGTTAGATATGTTGGAACAGTTTTATACTGACTGCGAAGCGATTATCCCGCAGGAACATATGCCGCAGCTCCTGATTGAAGAGAATATCCAAGGCGATTATATCAATGGTTTGATTGCCATTACTTTGGAAAGTCTGGCCTGTGATGTTCAACTGATCGAGAAAAGGCTGTAGATTGTCCGGTACCAGAAGGTTCCTCGTTATAATTCAAATGATGGGCAGGGGATAACATGGCTAAAATGGGTAATGCATTGCCCTCTAATGAGAGTACGCTTTCTAAACGACAGATACCGGGGTTTTGGGAGCAAGTTTCCACCCGGGTTGCTTTTTTTATTGCCGGTTTTGGCATCTCGGCCTGGGCTCCGCTGGTTCCCTATGCCAAGGCGCGCCTCGGTGTTGATGAGGCTACTCTTGGTTTTCTTTTATTGTGCCTGGGGGCTGGCTCGATAAGCATCATGCCTTTTGCCGGTTTGCTTGCGGCACGCTTTGGCTGCCGGCTGATTATTGGCCTTGCCAGTCTGTTCCTGTGTATTACGTTACCCTTTCTTGCTACGGCGGCAAGCATACCGGCAATCGTGGCTGCCTTGCTGGTCTTTGGCGCCGCGGTCGGTATGATTGATGTGGTCGTCAATATCCAGGCTGTGATTGTCGAAAAAGCCGGTGGCCGGCCCATGATGTCCGGTTTCCATGGACTTTGGAGTGTGGGCGGTTTTGTTGGGGCCGGCAGTGTGAGCGGCCTGCTGGAAGCCGGTGTATCCCCGGTGGCGGCAATGCTCTGCGTTGCCGTGATAATCCTTGCCCTGTTAGTGATGTTTGGCAGGTACTTGCTGCCCTACGGAAGTGAGGAAAAGCAGGGACCCGTGTTTGTTTTGCCTAAAGGAATTGTCCTTTTCATCGGGATTTTATGTTTCATCGTCTTTCTGGCTGAAGGGTCCATGCTGGATTGGAGTGCCGTATTTTTAACTTCACTGCGCGGCGTTGAACTAGCGCAGGCGGGGCTGGGCTATTCTTTATTCTCCGTTACCATGACGATCGGGAGATTAACCGGGGACCGGATTGTTGCCAAATTCGGCGGCAGAAACGTGATCCTGTTCGGTGGGATCGGTGCGGCAGCAGGGATTGCCATTGCCATATTCGTTCCCACCTGGACGGCCGCGTTGCTTGGTTTTGCCTTGCTGGGACTGGGATCTTCCAATATCGTACCGGTGCTGTATTCCGTGCTGGGCCGCCAGAAAGTCATGCCGGCAAACCTGGCCGTATCCGCCGTTTCTACCCTGGGCTATTCAGGCATCTTGGCCGGACCGGCGCTTATCGGTTTTATGGCTCATTCGATCAGTCTCCCTTTTGCCTTTATTGTTGTTGCGGCAACTATGCTGGCGGTGGCAGCCAGCGCAGGCATCGTTGCCAAGAACAGTACGCCGTAAATCCGATAAATAAAAAGGCAGAAGATTGCTATGGAGCTCGGGAGCACGAAAAACCTCCAAGCTGGTGTAAGTAAAAGCACCGGACTTGGAGGTTTTTCTTATAGTAAAAAAATAAATGCTCCGGTTATAGACAGAAGCATGAAAAACTAACATGCCGGCAACTAAAAACTTATTAATTTGAAGGAGTTGTTAGATCTTTCGGCGAAGTATCTTTTTGGTTTAAAGTTAATAGGTGATTTTTATGTATATGAGGACTGAACTGGCCGCATGAGGCAAGCTGCAGTACTACTTTTTAGCCAAGCACAGCTAGATTATTGGAGGAATTACTATGAAAATTCGCTGTATCACGATTGCCTTACTCGCTTTATTTATCGGTCTTACCCATTTCTACTCTCCCCTGGCAGCTATTGCTCAGGAAGATGAGGCGCGTTTCTGGGACTGGAGCAATCAGTTAGGGCGTACGCCGCAGGATCCGCCATATCTTACACTCCATTACCGGGTGCGCAGTCTTTACTTCTCGCTGGAGCCTCACTCGGTTCATCCGATTGTTTTCCTGGGTGACAGCATGACCGATGAAGGGAACTGGTCTCGACTATTTCCGCAATACCCCGTACTCAACCGCGGCATTGGCGGTGACAGCACGTTAGGTGTTTTGCACCGGCTGCAGCAGGTGACAGACCTAAAACCGGCCAAAGTGTTTCTTATGATCGGTACCAACGACCTTTGCTATAACCGTTCCATCCCTGATATTATGGAAAACTATCAACGCATTATTGATCAGGTAAAGCAAAAATCACCGGAAACCAAAATTTATGTGGAAAGTGTCCTGCCCTTTAATGATGAACTGTTTCCGGCCAGGAATAAGCGGACCAATAGCAATATCAAGCAGCTTAACCGCCAGATTGAGCAATTGGCTAAGAATACCGGCTGTAGGTACCTGAATCTTGTACCTGCCTTTAGCGATTCCAACGGACGGCTTCCGGCCGTCTATACCACTGATGGACTACATCTGAATGAGCTTGGCTATCAGGTTTGGAGAGACCAAATCTCAGGCCAGGTAAATCTTTTTTAGTATTTGAAACCAGGATGCTGTTCCCCGACATGCACAAAAAACATCGCTGAAGCCCAAGCGCTTCTTGGCGATTATATCTATGTTGATAATTTTGAACGCATTCAACTGAAATCAAAACTGGCACCGTATGAATACGATGCCAGTTTGCATATTTTAACGCTATTTCTGCCGCTTGGAGGTCCATTTACTGTACGTTGCTTTTTGGATCAGCCCATGATGCAACCAGGAGCGGTTTCCTTTTATTATAGTCTAAATAATTGTGACAGGATATTTTGTTTTTAAGGTTCAATTGGTTTGCGTAAAAACATACCGTAACTAATGGCCGAAACAATTAATAATACTGATCCAATCAAAAATACATATTCAAAAGAGCCGGTCATTTGTACAATTGCTCCTGTAACAATGGGGGCGATTGCGGCGCCAATAAACCCGCCGAAGTTTTGTATAGAGCCCAGGGAAGCGACCATATTTTTTGGGGCAACATCGGTA
Encoded here:
- a CDS encoding ROK family protein; the protein is MPIVNNTIRVKQVNVELVKTALKALKGGTKITLANATGLSVATCGNILNELLERGEVIETDLEQSSGGRPARRFMYNANYSYIACIYVSNEGGKQRIIYAVANLIGEMIEQQTVEVPLITYEVIDNLVEELIERYENITALGIGVPGLVSKGFIVSCDIKELADIALSARLKEKYNVAVTVENDVNLIAYGFYQKQKYDEDKTIAVVIFPRDNCSGAGIMVDGHIVRGNTNFAGEVSYLPFDISREEQIQQLNRTNSVSPLMVKTIVSIIAVINPETIMLTGNLVRLDMLEQFYTDCEAIIPQEHMPQLLIEENIQGDYINGLIAITLESLACDVQLIEKRL
- a CDS encoding GDSL-type esterase/lipase family protein; translation: MKIRCITIALLALFIGLTHFYSPLAAIAQEDEARFWDWSNQLGRTPQDPPYLTLHYRVRSLYFSLEPHSVHPIVFLGDSMTDEGNWSRLFPQYPVLNRGIGGDSTLGVLHRLQQVTDLKPAKVFLMIGTNDLCYNRSIPDIMENYQRIIDQVKQKSPETKIYVESVLPFNDELFPARNKRTNSNIKQLNRQIEQLAKNTGCRYLNLVPAFSDSNGRLPAVYTTDGLHLNELGYQVWRDQISGQVNLF
- a CDS encoding MFS transporter, with translation MAKMGNALPSNESTLSKRQIPGFWEQVSTRVAFFIAGFGISAWAPLVPYAKARLGVDEATLGFLLLCLGAGSISIMPFAGLLAARFGCRLIIGLASLFLCITLPFLATAASIPAIVAALLVFGAAVGMIDVVVNIQAVIVEKAGGRPMMSGFHGLWSVGGFVGAGSVSGLLEAGVSPVAAMLCVAVIILALLVMFGRYLLPYGSEEKQGPVFVLPKGIVLFIGILCFIVFLAEGSMLDWSAVFLTSLRGVELAQAGLGYSLFSVTMTIGRLTGDRIVAKFGGRNVILFGGIGAAAGIAIAIFVPTWTAALLGFALLGLGSSNIVPVLYSVLGRQKVMPANLAVSAVSTLGYSGILAGPALIGFMAHSISLPFAFIVVAATMLAVAASAGIVAKNSTP
- a CDS encoding metallophosphoesterase; the protein is MRVVDRILAISDIHGESRSLLALLKVCDYDPNNDLLVIVGDLLDRGRENLETLAICQKLQQQGAIVLKGNHERFAQDSIVEMLTTENWRTQPSEDLYNWYMYHGGYSTFQEIKNLPPGGLEHILQFIRSLPFYYTTGRYIFAHAGADTTKSIENNEENDTIWMDESFPFCPAYHDKMLIFGHVPTWNLSPYNPKFNKRKQAKIWYDKVYKDKIGIDCGSCFGGRLAALEIPTYREFYV